From a region of the Gossypium raimondii isolate GPD5lz chromosome 10, ASM2569854v1, whole genome shotgun sequence genome:
- the LOC105778454 gene encoding uncharacterized protein LOC105778454 — translation MQNDSSDLSFSPSFNSYYSDKKLGDIAATVCRESTGVSDDEEFEFSIELGETPQTSLFPVFNRDLLSSGEEEGKDDEVKEAVRIPLRNLFISDGDLPSSSSSSEVDELEALPTETYCVWKPKQSPASSPNRCTKSKSTGSSSTKRWRLIKDLLKRSNSDGKVSASSSLFLNFDHKSTIEKKHEEKANEKTATAAETVKKKSDGEVTATKMKRVEKASAHEIFYVRNKALKEGDKRRSYLPYRKDLVGIFANVHGLGRNLPSK, via the coding sequence ATGCAGAACGATAGCTCCGATTTGTCCTTTTCCCCTAGTTTTAACAGCTACTACTCCGATAAGAAACTCGGTGACATCGCCGCCACGGTTTGCCGAGAAAGCACCGGCGTTTCGGATGATGAAGAATTCGAGTTCTCTATTGAACTCGGGGAGACTCCACAAACGTCGTTGTTTCCAGTCTTCAATCGCGATCTCTTGTCGAGCGGTGAGGAGGAGGGTAAAGATGATGAGGTGAAAGAGGCTGTTCGGATTCCGTTGAGGAATTTGTTCATCAGCGATGGAGATCTTCCATCTTCATCGTCATCGTCGGAGGTGGACGAGCTTGAAGCACTGCCAACTGAAACGTATTGTGTTTGGAAACCGAAGCAATCACCAGCATCATCTCCGAACAGGTGTACGAAGAGCAAATCCACTGGATCATCATCTACGAAACGGTGGCGATTAATAAAGGATCTTCTTAAAAGAAGCAACAGCGACGGCAAAGTCTCGGCTTCATCgtctttgtttttgaattttgatcatAAGAGTACGATAGAGAAAAAGCATGAAGAAAAGGCAAATGAGAAAACAGCGACGGCGGCGGAGACGGTGAAGAAGAAAAGTGATGGTGAAGTAACGGCGACGAAGATGAAGAGAGTTGAGAAAGCGTCGGCGCACGAAATCTTTTACGTGAGAAATAAGGCGTTAAAGGAAGGAGACAAACGGCGGTCCTATTTGCCGTACCGGAAGGACTTGGTTGGAATTTTTGCTAATGTTCACGGTTTAGGTAGAAATTTACCTTCTaagtaa